The Setaria viridis chromosome 9, Setaria_viridis_v4.0, whole genome shotgun sequence sequence TGCGCACTTGCTTCTGAAGAATCCAACTCAAAGGTGGTTGTGTCCCGCATTCCCATCTTCTCCTTTTCCACCTACTAGAGTTTTCCCTTTCCCCCTTCTCACATTGAACTGAGTATAATAATTTAATATGAACTAAAAATTTCAACTAAGTTTAGAAATTTGGAATTAAAAGGTTAAATTTGAACTGATTTTTATTTACTTGTAGGAAAACTTAGGCTACGTTAAACATTTTAGGAATTTCGAAATATATTGCAAAAAAGTGAACTTTCATTGCTTGCTTCTGATTCACCTTGAACGAAAAATTGTGATCTTTCAACTTAAGAAACAACTTCAAATGATTTGGTCTTCTGACATAAAGCCTTATGTATATATGCCTTTTCAATTGCAGTAAGCCGACCGTGCATGGTGCAAGCCCGAACACCAGACCGTTGGCTTGAACTTCATTCCATTTATCGTCAGGTACGACAGCATCCAACGACCATGTTTTACCATGCCTAGAGCTGGTGAAAAGGGAGGTCAACTTCCACATGAGAACCAATTGCTAACAGTGAAGGTGAGCTTCCTCtcagctactccctccgttccaaattgtaggtcgttttggctttttttagtgtatagtttttgctatgcacttagatatagtgtatgtctagatgcataataatatctatgaatctaaaaaagcaaaacggtatacaatttggaatggatggagtatatATTATGATTTTGATAGGTGGCTTTGGCTCTGCCATCTCTTTCACAATCAAATTTAGATTTATTAGAACTGAAACCTAATTCAAATTGGCATAGTTAGTGAAGGCAAACGTAGTGTACATCTGCATATCTTGAGTGGTGTCAATCAACAACAGATCTACATAAAAATTCAATATGCAATTTGGTGCACGTACTCATCGACACATAGCTGGAACTAACAGTGGCGCATGCATCACTGGATAATAAGCTAGCGGTAGAGAATTGCAGGAAAAATCACCACACGTCATCCTCACTAATTTCACCAATCACCATCATATCACTGAGCCTAATATGCTGGCTCAAGCAGACATGGAGATAATTTGTGTGCTCTACCGCTACAGCTGTTATACTGTGAAAAAACCAGATATACCAGCGACCACAGAGCTTATGCTCGGCTTCTCATTAGTCCCACTTCATGCGAAAAGTTCCACCAAAGGCTccgtttggataccaattactaaagtttagcacctatcaatcggatgtttggatgctaattaggagtattaaacataggttaattacaaaactaattgcacagatgaagtctaattcgcgagacgaatctattaagcccaattagtccatgatttgacaatgtggtgctacagtaaccatttgctaatgatggattaattaggcttaatagattcgtctcgtgaattagcacaggggttctgcaattagttttataattagctcatatttagccctcctaattagcatccgaacatccgatgtaacactgCTCCCGATCAtcatatataataatatatgcACAAGAAAAAGGCCATAGCACACAGCCCGGCAAAACGCGCATTATTCAAAAACAGAGTCAAATCTACCGCAGTTCATCACGAACATACATAATTAATCAGACGAAAACCTTACATTTTCCAGTTGAATCATCAATCGAAAGAGGGAATAGCCTCGGGGGGCAAATCCATCTGCAACACCTCCGACTTAAGATCCCCTCCAGCAACCTTGTCCTGTTGCTTCCTCCCGAACAAACCTCCAAGCCACCCGGTCGGGCCAGGCGCGGCGATGGGGACCTCCTCAACAACGaccggcgacgccggcggcggcactccGAGGAAACCAGGTGGTGGTCCGTACTGTCCCTGATCCTGCAGTCCGGGGAAGTACTTCTGCAGGTCCTCCGGCGGGTAGTCCCGGACGCGGTTCATCATGATCCCTGCGCCCTCGATGAGCGCGAGGAGTGCGCCGCCGAAGACCGCGGACCTGCCGGTGGCGAGGAGTCCGTGGCGGAGGGAGAGGAGCCCCCCcgtcgcggcgccggcggcgatggagttCCAGGGGTCCTCCTTCTGGCGCGCGTACACCATGGCGCAGTCGAAGGTGGAGAAGAGGCTGCCCCAGACGGCGAAGCTGCCCCCGACGCGCGGCGCGTTCATGCGGAcggccgtcccgccgcccgcgaGGCGGTGGCCGTTGGGGGAGTTGTAGAGGCCCTTGGCGAAGTAGTAGGCGGAGCCGCCCACCGCGCCCATCCCGaaggcgccgccggcgtcctcgaGGATGCGGTCAGGGCACGGCTCGCGGGTCGTGTCCGTCGTGGTCGCCATCTCTCGCCTCCGCTGGCTGGGTCGGTCTGCCGTctgcggacggcggcggccgaaaTAAACCCTAGGTTTGCTGGCTGCTGGCTTGGAAGACACGTATGTAGACGGAGGGGCCGAAGCAACGGGCCGGGGGGACGGCCAGGTTTTGTAGGGATCGATGCTCCGAGGACCGAGGTAACAACGGGTGCTGGGCCGTTGACTGGTGGACCAGGTTACCGGCCGTATATCCTCCGTAGGAAAAAGTCTTACCTACGACTACAGATACACACCACGTGCACACAACTGCACGCCGCTGATCTGAACACCTGACCAGTCACGAGCGCTAAAAAAAATACCAGTACTTATCGTAACTTTTACTTAGAtttatctagatatacacttatATCTAAATGCAaagaaaaattatgtatctaaaaaattgaaaacgaatagtaatttgggacgaatgAAGTATTTTGCTACATGCTAACCTTCAGCTTTTCTATGGTACAAATGATGAGATTGTGAATCAAAACAACAGAAAAGGCCTACCTTGGCCTGCTGGTTCTATCATGCTACTGCCTGGAAAGGGTGAAAATAACGTAGCTATTTTTCCTGATGGAAGTGTGCAGCTCGAGTTGGAGAAAAGAGGTGACGACGTCAAGGTGAAGTGGGACTAGTATGCAACATATATGGATGAAGAGTGCACTAGAATAAAAAATTACTGCAGTTAGAAGGAAAAGAGGTACtgcctccgtcccaaattactattcgttttagtttttctagatacataaattttggtatgtatctagacataatatatatctaagtgcatatcaaaaattttgtatctaaaaaagccaaaaacgaatagtaatttgggatggagggtgTAACACCAATGGTGTTTAAACGAGGATTAAGCTCCACTTAAAGAGCTAACGAGGAGAAAtataaagaaaaagagaaaggaaaagaacataAAGACTTGGTCAAACAAAGTCAAAATGAGAGTTGACTAAGTCAACCATGATGAACTCAAGTCAAAGAGGTGATTTTGGATCAAATGAGACAAGTTAAAGTGGGCCAAgttcaaataaaatttgaaatttcagatttgaaccTGAATTGTGAGAATGCTAAATGTGGTCAGGTACTCATGTTTGAGCCCTGTTTTAAAAAGATTCTGTATGGAAACTTTGGAAAATATTCTGCTGAGAGTTTAAGTGAAATGTGTATAGAACATTTGGGACTAGATGTTGTTCACAAAAATGGAAGTTTGAATATTTTCAATGAAGCTCCAAGTTTGAATTATGTGCTGTTTCAGACTGTCAGAATGGCATTGAAGTCTGAAACTGAAGTTGgaagtgtcaagtttttggccGAAAGTTCAGAACATCGGATCTCCCAAACCAATGCTCCTTTGAGAGAAATTCCTATCAATCAGTTGCAGATTTATGAACCCTCTAAAATTTTGGTTAAAGGATCTCGAAAAAATTTGCATTTGGTTTTGGATGATTTTCATTCAAGAAGAGGTGGCTTTTCTGTGCATTTGGGAGCTTCAAGCAATGGCAGCAACTGGCCTGCATCACagcggcgccaccaccgcctaAGCCGCCGCGGTGAAAATCCTCACGCGCCACGCGCCAGCATGCGGCGAAGCCAGAGCAAGCAAGCAGGCAGGAGGTGGCCGTGGGGGATAGAGGTGAAGTTTCAAATGTTTCACAACGCCGTCGTCATCCTCTCGTGTTCCTCTGCTTCCCGCCAGTGCCGcccgcctcacctcgccgccGATTCCGCCCCCGTCGAGCAACCACCGACCGATTCCTCCCGCACACCGCGCCATGACAACTTCCTGAGCAACCCCGACAGCTTCCCGTCCGACGAAATCAACTCAAGCGCCGCCGACCTATccctgttccgccgcccgccATCAACACCCCCACGGTGAGGACCCCCTTCCCACCCTCTCCGCTCGAGCTAGCTACGGGAATGGGTTCTATGGAGCTCGCGGAGGCTTTTGCGCGCTCCCGTTGGAGAAGAGTCTGGCTACGGTGGCCGGAACGCCCAACCCTAGCCAGAGCCCGCCGCCGCTATGGCCGCCGGTGGGGCGAGCTTGTCTGGGCCTTGCGCCAGGGATTAGAGCATGAGGGGGAGGTGCGAGAGATAGCGTAGGTGGGATACGTTTAGTCCTCGTCCGGGTTTTGGTCGCCGGttcgccgcagccgccgcgtcactgCCGTGCgcgcgtcgccaccgccgccgcagctgctaGCCGCCTGTGGTCGCCGTCCCGCATCTATAACACCACCACTGGGTGCTCCGCGCCAAGACGAGCCGAGCCATGTGCttgccgccgcgggggagcctcaccgccggcgagggcgccgccggtcAACCCCGCGAGGACACGGTCCAGGCCGGGGGGCCTGTTTTGTAAAGTGGAAGGACCGCGGGCGGGAATTAGTTAAAGGCCAGGGGGTTTCTGTGAAGTTTTGgctgttttgttttaaaaatgcATTTCAATAGGTTTacacttccaaaattcataACTATTTGTAGAAAACTCCAAAATTGATGAAATCAATTTTTTTGAgttcatatttttatttttgattcaataaaaatcataaatggtataataaaatattttttccttgatttaaaCCTCTTTTAAAATTAGGATGTATTTCCTTTATTTGCCTCCTTAAATAGATAAAATATAGGAAAATTCAAAATAAGGACTATAAGCTATTATGTAATTAATAAAAATAAGTGACCATTTAGAATTTATAAAAATGGTTTATTAGATTTAAAATGCTTTTCTTTTAttaaaaattaggataaatcaTATTTAATTGATTTATAATTATTCCTTGGTTAAATAAATAACTCTTGTTCTAGGAAAAATGTAAGGAGCTCTTATTTGAATAGGTTGGCCTGGATAACATTTAGCGGATGGTTATTTTATGTTGCTTATCATTCATTGCATCATTTCGTGTAGATTCGGAGCCGCTGGAGGTGGAGTACATGGAGATCCCGTCTGAGCTAGCTCAGGAAGGCGAGGACGTGATCATGGTGGAGCATAGTCTCGAGGCTGCCCCAGATCTCGTCGTCGAGACCCCTAACCCTGAGGAGCagcaaggcaagccccgatatATTAATCCTATTTAACCTTGCTAATTTGAGCCCAAACTGTTGtatttcatgattgtgcattaagtctaggagttgagtAGAGTCCTTTTATGCATTTCTCCCTTCCTTGTTtgaaggacatctttgccacatGTTCAAAAAGATTAGAAGGTTAAGTCTAATCTGCTAGTGCCGCAGAAGTCAAGTAATTCTCTGTTACTTGCATAAGGATAACATCTAAAATTGATTAGAGTGCAAAACAACTTGTTTAATGAAGGATCAGACATGACATGGTTTCTTGTTAAAAGATGTGGTTACTCGGGAAAACTTCAAGGAAGCCTTCCGAACACAGTTTGTGCCAGAAGGAATTATGCGAATGAAGCTGGAACAATTCCTAGGGCTGCAGCAAGGGACCCATAGCATTCTGGATTACACCAATGAGTTTGATCACTTGGCCCAGTATGCACCGGAACATGTTAACACGGAGTCTAGAAAAAGGTACTGTTATCTTCGCGGGCTTAATGCACGGATGCAGGAGAAGTTGTCTACCTGCACCTTTGCTGATTATAGTTCTACGGTAAGCACAGCCATTACtgcagaagaaaagatgagaatcTTAGATGAAActttaaagaaagaagaatccttgaagaggaagaatatttCTTTTGGAACCTTCGGGAATGCCCCGCAGAGGATGAAGGTAGTAtaccgaggtcctcctcgacccgcgTATCGGCCTTCTTTTCAACAGAGGCTATTTCAGCCCTGGAATGTCAGAACTCCTCCTAATACTCCTCGTCCTGGAAATGCGCCACCGCTTGGATTTCGCAGCCCTACTCCTCCGGGGAATCCACAGGTTTGTTTTAACTGTTGGAAACCGGGACACTTTGCCCGAGACTGCCGTTTTCCCAAAGCTGGGGGAAATGCAAATTTGAGGGCTCAAACCTCTGGTCAGGGCACCGGACAAAAATTTGTTCGTCgcaaatttttgaataccaAGACGGGGCAAGCTCATTATATGAATGTGGAGGAGATTCCGGAAGGTGAACCTATTCTGGCAGGTATGTACCTTGTCAATGATTATCCTGCCATGATTTTATTTGATTCGGGtgcatcacatacttttataagtagagaGTTTGTTAAGCAACACCAACTAGAAGTGCACACCTTAAATGTCAAATacgctattcaagctactggagctactcaaaatacaaatcaGGTAGCTCGTAATGTGACTTTGaatttagaaggaaataaggtgggtgcttatcctttaattctggaagatcagggaatagatattattttgggggtaaattggatgaagaaacataaagttcaaatcgATATGGATAACCAGGTCATTAGTATGAGAGGTGACCAAGGTCAtccttttgagctccaattacccgctcatccttgtctggaccagatggtcaaaaagattagagcagtgactctagaatctattcccgtggttaatgagtttgtaGATGTGTTTCCCGAAGATCTTCCTAGACTACCGCCtaatagagcggtagaatttactattgagttagaacctgGCACTGCTCCTATCTCGAGAAGGCCATATCGGATGCCGCCTAAGgagttagcagaattaaaagtccaactccaagaattgCTAGACaaaggttttgtccgacctagcacttcaccatggggctgccctgctctatttgtcaaaaagaaagatggcacgTTAAggttgtgtgtggattaccgccctttgaatgcggtaaccattaaaaacaagtatccgttaCCACAgattgacttgttatttgaTCAACTAGctggagctaaggtcttttTAAAAATCGATCTtcggtcaggatatcatcagattaagataaagcccgaagacatacctaagacagccttctcaacccgatatggattgtatgagtacttagttatgtctttcggactgacaaatgccccagcgcattttatgtacctcatgaattcggtgttcatgccggaattagataaatttgtggtcgtctttatagatgATACCCTAGTCTtctctaaaaatgaagaggaacatgcgcaacacctgcgtattgttctaaatagactccagGAACACCAATTATACGCCAAGTTCAGCAAATGTAAattctggttaaagaaagttccattccttgggcacatactgTCCGAAAGAGGAATTGAAAtagatcccggaaaagtcaaagacatattggattggaaatcaccaacctctattcatgaagtaagaagttccTTGGAAATGGTCGGGTATTACCGTAGGTTCATTCCTaacttctcaaaaatttccaagCCAATCACGGAATTgttaaagaaagaagagaaattcGGGTGGAATCCCGAATGTGAAGAATCGTTTCAAACCCTAAAGAAGCTGTTGACTCCAGCTcgagtgctagctcaacctgatttAGAGAAGCcctttgacgtgtactgtgacgccacAGGGACAAGGataggatgtgttcttatgcaagaaggcagagttattgcttatgcttctcgtcaactgaagcgtcatgaagagcattaccctacccatgatttagagcttGATGCGGTAgtccatgcattaaagatatggcggcactatcttttaggtagtgaatgtcgtatctttactgaccacaaaagcttaaagtacattttcacacaaatggacttgaacatgaggcaGAGAAGGTGGCTGGAactaattaaagattataagctAGAAATCCACTACCATCCtggtaaggccaatgtggtggccgatgctttgagcagaaaggcccaatgccactgtaCTACTGTTCAGTCTAACCTTAAGATCCTATGTGAAGAATTAGAAGATTTAAgcttggaaatagtaaaacaaggtgCCCTCCAGAACATTATTGTGCAAGACACCCTAAAGGAAAGAATTATAAtagcccaaaaagaagatccttgGATCAAGGTGCTTTATCAACAAAGGACAGAAGGAAAGATTCCCGAACTCACTCAAGAAGACGATGGGggactatatttcaagaaaaggatagtagttcctaagGATGAAAACCTAAGAaaattgatcttggatgaagcACATCTATCTAAGTTCGCCATTCATCCCGGAATTAACAAAATGTACCAAGGTTTGAAgtaaagattttggtgggccaagatgaaacctgaaattgcagaATATGTAGCCGAATGTGATACCTGCGGGAGAGTTAAACCAATCCTACAAAAGTCGGCGGGTTTACTTCAACCTTCGGAAATCCCTAcctggaaatgggaggatatttccatggacttcatagttgggttgCCTACTACTTCGaaaggatatgattccatctgggttattgtcgaccgtcTTACTAAGTCAGCCCATTTCATCCCCGTCAAGACTACATATCCAGTGTCGACATATGCAAAGATCTATATAGCACGGATCGTATCTTTGCACGGAGTACCAAGGACaattatctccgatcgaggttcccagtttgtttccaggttttgggaacaactacaaaaAGACATGAGAACTACTCTAATCAGAAGCTcggcctatcatcctcaaaccggaggacagacagagagagacaaccaaatcttggaagacatgttaagagtttgtgtccttaccttctctaagctatgggacgaatgtttgcccctagccaagttctcctataataatagctatcaagctagtattaaaatggcaccttttgaagccttgtattGTCAAAAATGCCGAACCCCCTTGAATTGGTCGGAAGTAGGAGAAAGAACACATTTGGGATCAGATTTGGTTATAGAAACCGAAGAAAAGGTCCGAAAAATTCGTAAACATTTGGAAATAGCCcagtctcgacagaagagttattcaGATAAAAGGAGACGGTCTTTAGAATTTCATgtcggagattttgtatacttgaaagtatccccgatgaaaggagtacaacgtTTTGGAATAAAGGGTAAATTAGCCCCaaggtatattggtccttatgaaattctggaacgaaagggTCCGGTAGCATACAAGCTATCGTTACCAGACCAACTtacttctatacatgatgtatttcatgtatcccagctcaagaagtgcttaagagttccagaacagattctagaagatccagaaattgagctcgaacCAGACCTAACCTACGAAGAAAggcctattaaaattctggatcaaaagacaagagatacccgaactcggagtattacgttttacaaggtacaatggaagaatcatactccagatgaagctacttgggaacaggctgaagacctagagtctaaatatcctgAGCTATTTGAAACCGTCAAGATCAAATGAACAGAAGCCACCACCCCTTTTtccttgtacagaaaagagaaagatatttgacctgacgcagtttcctttccattctcaaagcCAAGAATTTAACCcctggaatctcgggacgagattctgttaagagggagaggctgtaacacctgCCATTTTAGCCATCAAAACAATTCAGAAGAAGTAAAGgtaaatcatgaagaaaaggtgaagaaattggctaaaaatcaaattcgggtcaaatttgaccgaaatttgatttttgaattcgaaattcagaaaaatttggtaaaaatatggaatgaaaggataagagtgtttagaacttggaGATCAAGATTGGGGACAAAATCTGGACCTAAATATTtcaagaaaaccaaaagaagaaatcaaaatagaagagcactattcaccgtccgacaataggatttcagaaaaacagcataAGAGCCCATTTTGGAAtttgatttctgccaaattttccaaataagtggactAAGGCAACTGTACAGTGatgaagtatggactttggaccaGCATAttggggtgttgttgatcaagaaccaCCAAGGGAACCAATTTAACTtgaggcctaaagttggcactctgccattttcggCCGAGGCACTGAAACAACAAAattgcctaagtctgaaacagtgaGAAATGGCTGAGTTTggaataaatttcagaaaaatataGTGTAAAGGGTATAggtgtttatgggcaaaatggaatctttgaaagttgtagaacatGAATGGATGGAAGTTGGACTGAAAAGAatgagtttggtgcactgaaAGTGAATTAAAAGATGGGTACATGGCCATATTAaatgactgacgaactgaacttcAAGTTCAGAATGATTCAGTTAAATGGGGGaaagaattcaaaattcgaATATGttaggatgtttatctcgagtcagagcaaaaataaaacttggagacttcaagtttatctacaacattTCTTAAAGGACCATGGAGCCGTCGCATTCAAAATCGACCATGATTTGGACCTGAACTTTCGGGCATCAGAAACAAAGGAAGGGGGGGTGACAGAGCTGAGcacgacgtgtcgccgccggcgtttTTGGTCGACCGCCAGCAcagcagctacgccacctcccTACCACacaagcctacgagtaggccacggtgtcgttcATGCGCCGGTGAAACTTTTgtataactaccgctcccgtcGCCGCTCTTTTACCGCCCGTTCTTTTTACCGTCGTCGCCTTCTCtgtcgagccgccgccgccgaccaaaAAATCCACTGCTACACCTCATCTCCCGttgattcctctcgcccactcctccgcaggtaccccagctacaccccggtcaacttgttgcccagcatCCTTGCCGGAGTACCCGTACTCGACGTCGtttccgtccgccaccgccgcacctcctgctcacggtgagcaccttcCTGCCGTTGTTCTTTTTCCTTATGGGTAGTCGTAGGTGAGTCCTCGGGGCACTAGGAAGCCGTAGAAGTAGTCGTCGGGGTAGGCCGAGCCGTCGTCGTGcttagccacgaccggccgtaggcgccgccgcctgtcgccgtggagggaatggctccggccatcacCCGGGGAGTTaccgccgcgcacgggtgcgctagggcatggggatgcttccccggcctagccctGTCGCcagtggggcgccggccggcgagccgcatcGCCCCCTGTTGCGCTCGGGTTTtgacgggaggaggaagaaggctctGGTGCTGCGGGCCCGCACGtcagagaggagagaagagggaggaggcagGCTGGACGATGGCTTAAGTGGACCGAGGGTCCAGTCGGCCCAAGTGCTGGTGCGGGGAGGGGCAGTTGGAGGAAAAAGGACGGAGGCCGTGAAGTCCAACAGGCCGGTAGGCCGGTAAGGCGGGCTAGCAGCTGCGcgagagaagaaaaaggaagtgtGGGCTGTTGGGCCGGTGCCGGGttgagaaaggaaaaagaaaaagaaaacggcccagTAGGCCCAGTAGAGGTATAAGAGGCCCGCGGGTAGgatgaataggagaagggggTGGGTCCGAGCTGCGGGCCCAGcataagagagagggggtagagttagggtgcgtgagaaaagtaggccggggagtttttcgggaaaaatttagatttcctttgtagaataaatagattaaatccgaatctcaccatttaaatcacagaaatttctaggggtgtccaaaattagtgaaactaattttgttaggcttattttattttcctttatatattaaaatttttataccgtaggaaaaataataaaaatttggatatttttttaatgcctttcttttaaggtatttaaataaatacttaatctttagtaaatgcataaaatatggaataacatttcataatcacaaattattgttaactcataggaaattaggttttaaggctagaaaataattataacgttttctaaaaataaaagaaaaagccctaggtaaggttagtaaaggaaataaaattgttaggctaatcttttcgggtttttgtgtgttggcttgcaattttatcatgataaattgtatagtccttgttggcttgcaactttatcatgaaggg is a genomic window containing:
- the LOC117840858 gene encoding mitochondrial import inner membrane translocase subunit TIM17-3 encodes the protein MATTTDTTREPCPDRILEDAGGAFGMGAVGGSAYYFAKGLYNSPNGHRLAGGGTAVRMNAPRVGGSFAVWGSLFSTFDCAMVYARQKEDPWNSIAAGAATGGLLSLRHGLLATGRSAVFGGALLALIEGAGIMMNRVRDYPPEDLQKYFPGLQDQGQYGPPPGFLGVPPPASPVVVEEVPIAAPGPTGWLGGLFGRKQQDKVAGGDLKSEVLQMDLPPEAIPSFD